TTGCAGAGGACGGCCGCAATTTCAGCGGCGGCCAGCGCCAGCGGCTCGAAATCGCGCGGGCGCTCGCCGGAAATCCTTCCATTCTCATTCTTGATGAAGCCACTTCGGCACTCGATCCCGGCGTCGAGAAGATGATCGACGACAATCTGCTCCGACGGGCGTGCACTTGTATCATCGTTGCGCACCGGCTCAGCACCATCCGCGACTGCGACGAGATCCTGGTCATGAGCCAGGGGCGCGTGGTGCAGCGGGGCACTCATCGGGATCTGCTCGCCGAAGGTGGCGAATATCTTCGCCTGCTGACCGCCGAATGACCCGCGCCTTCCCACCATCGAATCTGGAGACACCGTGGACCGGAGCTGGGCAGGACCGGTTCGCGCTTGAGAGCCATCGGCCGTTGACGATTGGTCAGACTGATCGGACCTATCTGGTCGCTCGCGGCCATGTCGACCTGTTTGCCGTCATGCCCCCGGGCGATGACTCGCCGCCGCGCCGCTGGCATTTGTTTCGCGTCGCAAGTGGGGGATTGATCATTGGCCTGCCTGCATCGGCTCGTGGCGGGCGCGGCCTCGAAGTGATTGCGGTCGGTGGCCTCGATGCGGAGGTGATCTCTTGTTCTCGCCGCGAGGTGACCGACCGAGCGATGCTCGAAAAATGGTCCACGCTGCTGCTGGCGACGGTCGCGACGCTTCCGGGCGATATCTCTGCCTCTCACATCGATCTCGATGTCGAAGGCGAACTGGCACCCGGCGAGCTGCTGCGCATGTCGGGCGGGCAGGTCAGTTGGCTCAGCGTCGAGGAGGGGGCAATCGGGATCGTCGGCGTGGATCAGGCGATCACCGCGATCGATCCGCCCTGCCCGCTGTCACCGGGTACGTGCTTGGTGGCTGAGCGTCAAACGAAACTGCGCGTCAGGGACGGCGCAATGCTCACCGTCGCCGAGATCCACGCTGGCCTTGACGTCTTGCACACCTTGGTCGTGAACGCGCTCGCTGACAAATTCGACATGGAATGGACGGCCGACGTGGCGCGCCTGCAACGGCGCGCCACGCAGGAGGACTCGCGGGCTGAAGCCACGATTGGCCGCCTCGCGGGGATCATCGATCCGGGGGCTCTCGCGCCGGAGGACCTCGCCGAGGGGACCGACCGGGTATTGTTGGCCTGCCGGGCCGTGGCGGAAGCGATGGGAGTAGAGCTTGCACCGGCCGGCAAGCGCCTGCCTGATACCGACGATCTCACTGCGGTGCTCAAACTCGCGGAGGCATCGGGGCTTCGCAGCCGTCGCCTGCTGCTTCGAGCCGGCTGGTGGGCCAACAGCGCAAGCCCGTTTCTCGTGTTTCTCGGCCAGGAGCGCCGCGCGGCGGCGATCCTTCCCGGTCCCCGCGGCGGACATCTCCTGCTCGATCCCGCGACCGGGACGCGCAAGCCACTGACGCCAGATATCATTGCCGAGCTCGCGCCGGAGGCCGTGATGTTCTACCATTCACTGCCGGCGCGCTCCCTGGCCTTTCGCGATCTTGCGTCCTTCGTTGCGCCGATGCTTCGCGTCGATCTGTCGCGAATTATCGTCGCGTCACTCGGCCTTGGCGTGCTCGCGATGGCGACGCCGCTGGTGACCAAGGTCCTGATCGATTCGGTGCTGCCGCGCGCGGAGGCCGACCAATTGCTGATCTGTACGGCGGCTCTCGTCGTGGTGACGCTGATGGCGGGGGGCGTCCAGTTCATGCAGGGCGTCGCAGTGCTGCGGCTCGAGAGCAGGTTAGACTGGATGGTGCAGGCCGCCGTCGCCGATCGGCTGCTGCGCATGCCGATCGAGTTCTTCCGGAGCTACTCGGCTGGCGACCTTGCAGATCGTGCGCTGGGCATCGAAGCGATCAGGGTGATGATAACCACCCGGGCGATACGCGGAATGTTGGCGCTTGCCTCGTTCGTGTTCGCCTTCGCGGTGATGCTCTATCTCGACGCCCCACTGGGCCTATTCGCAGCCGTGCTTGCCCTCATTCGCTTCGTGATCGTCGGCGGCCTCAGCTTCGCCCGGGTGAAGCACGAGAGAGCGAACTTCGGCCTCAGAGGCTGGCTTCAGGGCGCAATCGTGCAGTTCGTGACGGGCATCGGTAAGCTGCGGGCCGCCAATGCAACGATCAATGCCCTCAATGTCTGGGTCGAGCGCTTCAGTCGCCAAAAGCGGCACTTCATCGCCTCCCAGCATGCGGCCAACGCGATGAAGAGCTTCGAAGCGGGCTTTCCCGCGATCGCGACGCTCCTGATCTTCGCGGGCTCCGAAGGGCTGGCGGCGACCAGCCCGATACATGATCTCGGCAGTTTCCTGGCGTTCTATGCCGCATTCGGGATTGCGTTGGGTGCCGCCGGGGAATGGGCGCAGGCTGCGGCCCAACTCGTTACTGTCATTCCCCGCATCGAGCGGCTGGGTCCGATTATTGCGACACCGATCGAAACCCCCGACGATGCGAAAGCGGTGGGCGAGATCGAAGGCACCATCGAATTCGCCGAAGTGTCGTTTCGCTACGGCACAGCCGGGCCGGCCATCGTGGATGGCGTCAGCCTGAGCGTCGCGCGTGGCGAATATCTTGCCATCGTGGGCCCCTCGGGCAGCGGCAAGTCGACGCTGTTCCGTCTTCTGCTCGGGTTCGAGAAGCCGCAGTCGGGCGTGATCTTCGTGGATGGTAAATCGCTCGAGACCATCGACCTCAGCTCCCTGCGGCGCCAAGTGGGCGTCGTGCTGCAAAATTCCAAGCTTTCTTCGGGCAATCTGTATGAGAACATCTGCGGTGGTGTCCATCTGCCGATCGACCGGGTTTGGGATATCGCGGGGGCCGCGGGGCTCGATCGCGACATCGAGGCGATGCCGATGGGAATGCACACTTTCGTCGCCGAAGGTATCAATACCTTGTCCGGCGGTCAGCGTCAGCGGCTGATGATCGCGCGGGCACTCGCACACAATCCGCGCCTGCTATTGATGGATGAGGCCACCAGTGCGCTCGACAACCGCAGTCAGGCCATCGTTACCGCCTCCATCAGGCGCCTCAACGTGACCAGGATCGTCATCGCGCATCGGCTCAGCACGGTGCAGTCTGCGGACCGGATCATCGTGCTCGACAAGGGACGGATCGTGCAGTCGGGCCGCTTCGATGAGCTCATCGCAGCCCCTGGCTTGTTTGCCGAATTCGCCCGCCGCCAGCTGCTGCAGGAGAACTAACCATGCGCAAGGTCCTTTTCATGTTCGGGGTGCTGAACGATTCCGACATCGAATGGATGGTCCGGTCCGGTCAGCGGCGCACGATCCGTGGCGGAGAGACCGTCATTCAGGAGGGCGTGCCGATCGAATCCATCATCCTGGTGCTGCAGGGGCGCATGGGGGTCGAGATCGACCGAGCCGGCGAGATCGCCCAGATCGAGGAGGGGGATGTCATCGGCGAGATGTCAATGGTCGATTCCGCGCCACCTTCCGCGACTGTTGTGGCGAAGATCGACGCGGTCGCACTGTTCCTCGATAAGACGATCTTGCAGCAGAAGTTGGCTGGCGATGCTCATTTTGCAAGCCGCTTCTATCGGGCACTTGCGATCCTGCTCTCGGATCGGCTGCGTGCAACCGAACGCCGGATGGCCTATGGCCAGGGCGCGGATCTTGCGGACGAGAACGCCCGCCTCAAAGACGAGCTGGACCCTGACGTGTTGGACCACCTTGCGATTGCGGGCGAACGATTCGACCGCCTGCGTAAGCAGGTCGAGGCCGCGGAGATAAGGAAGCATCACCGCTAAGAGCTGTAGACGCAAAGATCGCGACCTCGGCAAGTGCCGCTTTGTCGGAAATTCCGCGTCATCGGATTCCTGATGATTTACACGATGTAGTCTGTTTCGGGTCGCGAGCGGAAAGTCTCAACTTGAGTGGATGATTCCCGCTTCTCATCTGACAGCGGATGCGCAGCTCGGGCTCGCGAACCGGCGGAAGCTTGGACCGCACCAGTTTCACACCAGAAACAACCTGAATGAACCACAAC
This region of Bradyrhizobium sp. CCGUVB1N3 genomic DNA includes:
- a CDS encoding NHLP bacteriocin export ABC transporter permease/ATPase subunit, giving the protein MTIGQTDRTYLVARGHVDLFAVMPPGDDSPPRRWHLFRVASGGLIIGLPASARGGRGLEVIAVGGLDAEVISCSRREVTDRAMLEKWSTLLLATVATLPGDISASHIDLDVEGELAPGELLRMSGGQVSWLSVEEGAIGIVGVDQAITAIDPPCPLSPGTCLVAERQTKLRVRDGAMLTVAEIHAGLDVLHTLVVNALADKFDMEWTADVARLQRRATQEDSRAEATIGRLAGIIDPGALAPEDLAEGTDRVLLACRAVAEAMGVELAPAGKRLPDTDDLTAVLKLAEASGLRSRRLLLRAGWWANSASPFLVFLGQERRAAAILPGPRGGHLLLDPATGTRKPLTPDIIAELAPEAVMFYHSLPARSLAFRDLASFVAPMLRVDLSRIIVASLGLGVLAMATPLVTKVLIDSVLPRAEADQLLICTAALVVVTLMAGGVQFMQGVAVLRLESRLDWMVQAAVADRLLRMPIEFFRSYSAGDLADRALGIEAIRVMITTRAIRGMLALASFVFAFAVMLYLDAPLGLFAAVLALIRFVIVGGLSFARVKHERANFGLRGWLQGAIVQFVTGIGKLRAANATINALNVWVERFSRQKRHFIASQHAANAMKSFEAGFPAIATLLIFAGSEGLAATSPIHDLGSFLAFYAAFGIALGAAGEWAQAAAQLVTVIPRIERLGPIIATPIETPDDAKAVGEIEGTIEFAEVSFRYGTAGPAIVDGVSLSVARGEYLAIVGPSGSGKSTLFRLLLGFEKPQSGVIFVDGKSLETIDLSSLRRQVGVVLQNSKLSSGNLYENICGGVHLPIDRVWDIAGAAGLDRDIEAMPMGMHTFVAEGINTLSGGQRQRLMIARALAHNPRLLLMDEATSALDNRSQAIVTASIRRLNVTRIVIAHRLSTVQSADRIIVLDKGRIVQSGRFDELIAAPGLFAEFARRQLLQEN
- a CDS encoding cyclic nucleotide-binding domain-containing protein codes for the protein MFGVLNDSDIEWMVRSGQRRTIRGGETVIQEGVPIESIILVLQGRMGVEIDRAGEIAQIEEGDVIGEMSMVDSAPPSATVVAKIDAVALFLDKTILQQKLAGDAHFASRFYRALAILLSDRLRATERRMAYGQGADLADENARLKDELDPDVLDHLAIAGERFDRLRKQVEAAEIRKHHR